One Neovison vison isolate M4711 chromosome 2, ASM_NN_V1, whole genome shotgun sequence genomic window carries:
- the FRAT1 gene encoding proto-oncogene FRAT1, translating to MPCGREEEEEAGEEAEGEAEEEEEDSFLLLEQSVTLGGSGEVDLLVAQIGETLQLDAAQDSPASPCAPPGPPLQPPRPPASVRADKARPPALPLLLPPAPADPVGPAPPGALRCALGDRGRVRGRAAPYFVAELAAGPSALSALAPQPGLDGPSGADKPGAPQPLSGPCRRGWLRGAAASRRLQQRRGPQPESRTSDDDPHRLLQQLVLSGNLIKEAVRRLHSRRMQLHAKLPQRPLTGPLSAPVHEPPSPRSPRATCSDPGASGRRAQLRTGDGVLVPGS from the coding sequence ATGCCGtgcgggagggaggaagaagaggaagccgGCGAGGAAGCGGAGggggaggcggaggaggaggaggaggacagcttCCTCCTGCTGGAGCAGTCGGTGACGCTGGGCGGCTCGGGCGAGGTGGACCTGCTGGTGGCCCAGATCGGCGAGACGCTGCAGCTGGACGCGGCGCAGGACAGCCCGGCCTCCCCGTGCGCGCCCCCGGGGCCGCCGCTGCAGCCCCCGCGGCCCCCGGCGTCGGTGCGGGCGGACAAGGCCCGGCCGCCGGCGCTGCCGCTGCTTCTGCCGCCGGCGCCGGCCGATCCGGTGGGCCCGGCGCCCCCGGGGGCCCTGCGCTGCGCCCTCGGGGACCGCGGCCGCGTGCGGGGCCGGGCTGCGCCCTACTTCGTGGCCGAGCTCGCTGCAGGCCCCAGCGCGCTGTCCGCACTGGCCCCTCAGCCCGGCCTTGACGGGCCTTCGGGAGCGGACAAGCCCGGCGCCCCGCAGCCGCTGTCGGGCCCGTGCCGCCGAGGTTGGCTGCGGGGCGCCGCCGCCTCTCGCCGCCTGCAGCAACGACGCGGGCCCCAGCCCGAATCCCGCACCAGCGACGACGACCCGCACCGGCTCCTGCAGCAGCTGGTGCTCTCGGGGAACCTCATCAAGGAGGCGGTGCGGAGGCTTCATTCGAGACGGATGCAGTTACACGCAAAGCTTCCCCAGCGCCCGCTCACCGGGCCTCTCTCGGCCCCAGTGCATGAGCCCCCTTCGCCCCGCAGCCCTCGCGCGACTTGCAGCGACCCCGGAGCGAGCGGGAGGAGGGCGCAGCTCAGAACTGGCGACGGCGTTCTTGTCCCTGGCAGCTAA